One Qipengyuania gaetbuli genomic region harbors:
- a CDS encoding GNAT family N-acetyltransferase gives MTIGIRTLGRAELAEALDALADLRIEVFAEWPYHYDGDAAYEREYLAEFAAEEGSVLVAAMDGDRIVGAATASPMSGQKPEFRRPFEALGHDTSRLFYFGESVLLPAYRGKGIGHAFFDRREAAARAYGATHATFCAVVRSEDDTRRPSGHRPLDPFWRARGYEKVEGLTTSFDWKEPGSAGEIVHTMQFWMARL, from the coding sequence ATGACGATCGGGATACGAACCCTTGGCCGCGCGGAACTGGCAGAAGCGCTGGACGCATTGGCAGATCTGAGGATCGAGGTGTTCGCAGAGTGGCCGTACCATTACGATGGCGATGCCGCCTATGAACGCGAATACCTCGCGGAGTTTGCGGCCGAAGAAGGCTCGGTCCTCGTCGCGGCAATGGACGGGGACCGCATCGTCGGGGCGGCCACCGCTTCCCCGATGAGCGGCCAGAAGCCCGAGTTCCGCCGCCCGTTCGAAGCGTTGGGACACGATACCTCCCGCCTGTTCTATTTCGGCGAAAGCGTGCTGCTGCCTGCCTATCGCGGCAAGGGCATCGGGCACGCCTTCTTCGACCGCCGAGAGGCCGCAGCGCGCGCCTATGGCGCAACCCACGCGACCTTTTGCGCAGTGGTGCGGAGCGAGGACGATACCCGCCGACCTTCCGGCCACAGGCCACTCGACCCGTTCTGGCGGGCTCGCGGTTACGAGAAGGTGGAAGGCCTCACCACCAGCTTCGACTGGAAGGAGCCTGGCAGCGCGGGCGAGATCGTCCACACGATGCAGTTCTGGATGGCCAGGCTCTAG
- the purC gene encoding phosphoribosylaminoimidazolesuccinocarboxamide synthase, which translates to MSRRRQIYEGKAKILYEGPEPGTIIQYFKDDATAFNAQKKGTINGKGVINNRISEYVFTRLSHIGIPTHFIRRLNMREQLVRQVEIIPLEVVVRNVAAGSLSQRLGIEEGELLPHTLIEYCYKDDGLGDPKVSEEEIACFNWCSHEEMQDMSSMAIRINDFLCGMFSAIDIRLIDFKLEFGRIWDGDYSRVILADEISPDGCRLWDINTGEKLDKDRFRRDLGGESEAYQEVARRLGLLQNDDAGPGEVLDMNAHRGRLRTPPKPAKK; encoded by the coding sequence ATGTCACGTCGCCGCCAGATCTACGAAGGCAAGGCCAAGATCCTCTACGAAGGTCCGGAACCGGGCACGATCATCCAGTATTTCAAGGATGACGCCACCGCCTTCAACGCCCAGAAGAAGGGCACGATCAACGGCAAGGGCGTGATCAACAACCGCATCAGCGAGTATGTCTTCACGCGCCTGTCGCACATCGGCATCCCGACCCACTTCATCCGTCGCCTCAACATGCGCGAACAGCTGGTCCGCCAGGTGGAAATCATTCCGCTCGAAGTGGTGGTGCGCAATGTCGCCGCCGGCTCGCTCAGCCAGCGCCTCGGCATCGAGGAAGGCGAACTGCTGCCGCACACGCTGATCGAATATTGCTACAAGGACGATGGCCTCGGCGACCCCAAGGTTTCCGAAGAGGAAATCGCCTGCTTCAACTGGTGCAGCCATGAAGAGATGCAGGACATGTCGTCGATGGCAATCCGCATCAACGACTTCCTGTGCGGCATGTTCAGCGCGATCGACATCCGCCTGATCGACTTCAAGCTGGAATTCGGCCGCATCTGGGACGGCGATTACAGCCGCGTGATCCTCGCCGACGAAATCAGCCCCGATGGCTGCCGCCTGTGGGACATCAACACCGGCGAGAAGCTCGACAAGGACCGCTTCCGCCGCGACCTTGGCGGCGAGAGCGAAGCCTATCAGGAAGTCGCGCGCCGTCTCGGTCTGCTGCAGAACGACGATGCCGGTCCGGGCGAAGTGCTCGACATGAACGCGCATCGCGGCCGCCTGCGCACGCCGCCGAAACCGGCCAAGAAGTAA
- a CDS encoding diacylglycerol/lipid kinase family protein, producing MTALDLVYNPVSGSFSQAHLDALVAGLEAEGFSVTPMPTTAKGAQLSGGAEVICVHGGDGTLRDTVQALGDKAGDVPLCVAPSGTINLVARELGYARQPANFAAELRAAWDRGSEGWVHSPLYTLGEMPIVSCLSIGPDSHAVARIDGKLKKRIGRYAYVVALAQQMRDWPRDTMTISGELVSGESFEYEAEAAIVSHAALYAGPFRVSPEAALAADSVELITLTRSTRLGTIALSLAVMLRLPVARLGIAEIRSCRRIAFDRCVTPVQVDGDHMPDCAFAIGPSGMTLRYVV from the coding sequence ATGACCGCTCTCGACCTCGTCTACAACCCCGTATCGGGCAGTTTCAGCCAGGCGCATCTCGATGCACTCGTGGCAGGGCTGGAGGCCGAGGGCTTTAGCGTCACGCCGATGCCGACGACTGCAAAGGGAGCCCAGCTATCGGGTGGCGCGGAGGTGATCTGCGTCCATGGCGGCGACGGGACCTTGCGCGACACGGTGCAAGCGCTCGGCGACAAGGCCGGAGACGTGCCGCTGTGCGTCGCGCCATCGGGCACGATCAACCTCGTCGCGCGTGAGCTCGGCTATGCGCGCCAGCCCGCGAACTTTGCCGCCGAACTGCGCGCGGCATGGGATCGCGGGAGCGAGGGCTGGGTCCATTCGCCGCTTTACACGCTTGGCGAGATGCCGATCGTGTCCTGCCTTTCCATCGGGCCCGACAGCCATGCGGTCGCGCGGATAGACGGCAAGCTGAAGAAACGCATCGGGCGCTATGCCTATGTCGTCGCGCTGGCCCAGCAGATGCGCGACTGGCCGCGCGATACCATGACCATCAGCGGCGAATTGGTGAGTGGGGAAAGCTTCGAATACGAGGCGGAGGCTGCCATCGTCAGTCATGCGGCGCTCTATGCCGGCCCGTTCAGGGTCAGTCCGGAAGCGGCTCTGGCCGCGGATTCGGTGGAACTGATCACGCTTACCCGCTCGACGCGGCTCGGGACGATTGCCCTCAGTCTGGCGGTCATGTTGCGCCTGCCGGTCGCGCGGCTTGGTATTGCGGAAATCCGGTCCTGCCGCCGCATCGCCTTCGACCGCTGCGTGACCCCCGTACAGGTCGACGGAGACCACATGCCCGATTGCGCCTTCGCTATCGGGCCCAGCGGGATGACGCTGCGCTACGTAGTGTAG
- a CDS encoding TonB-dependent receptor produces MIDRSLTLRLLSASTLALALAQPAMAQDVDSSDTEVTGAEEADNGQLDMIVVTANRREENLQDVAVSAAILSADATRTIFDAGADVTALAGRVPGLFVESSNGRAAPRFYIRGLGNTDFDLAASQPVSVVMDDVVLENVTLKSFPIFDVERVEVLRGPQGTLFGRNTPAGIVKIDTVKPGDEFTVNGSASVGSFGSVSIDGGLTIPIAPGLASLRLSGMWQQRDDWVDNGFTGEEDAYGAYADIAARAQLLITPTDRLSILGSYSIRDLDGTSTLFRANILGPGNNELNDNYDRDTVFFDAGGGNQAEYKAEIITGKVDYEADFATFTSITSFASSEGSSRGDIDGGFGASFLPVMGPGFIPFPSDTRDSIELDQFTQEVRLASNGGGALEWQVGGFYFDSDFDVTTVGFDFPPSVTVNHTNESWAVFGQVSSQVTDTIKLTGGLRYTDDQKDFVVLDGAAPQPRSVQDDRISWDLAAFVDVSTDASVFARVASGFRAPTIQGRDVAFFAPPSIATSEKIMSYEVGFKSELADRRVRLNGAAYFYNIEDPQFSAVGGAGNLVQLVNAADGRGWGFELDSAFQITPNFLVTAGASYNNTEIRDENLAVGICAQCTVLDPIVNIGGTDRALVDGNPFPNAPEWIADITARYAVPVGSVGEIFAYTDWTYQGETSFFLYDSAEYVADNQIEGGLRIGYAKRDGTLEVALFARNITDADNVKGGIDFNNNTGFVNDPRVIGLSVRFEH; encoded by the coding sequence ATGATTGACCGCTCCCTTACTCTCCGCCTCCTTTCTGCCAGCACGCTGGCTCTCGCACTTGCGCAGCCCGCGATGGCCCAGGACGTCGACAGCTCCGACACCGAAGTGACCGGTGCCGAAGAAGCCGACAACGGCCAGCTCGACATGATCGTCGTGACCGCCAACCGCCGCGAGGAAAACCTGCAGGACGTCGCCGTTTCGGCTGCCATCCTGTCGGCCGACGCGACCCGCACCATCTTCGATGCCGGCGCCGACGTGACCGCGCTGGCCGGCCGCGTCCCGGGCCTGTTCGTCGAAAGCTCGAACGGCCGTGCAGCCCCGCGCTTCTACATCCGCGGCCTCGGCAACACCGACTTCGACCTTGCTGCCTCGCAGCCGGTTTCGGTCGTCATGGACGACGTCGTCCTCGAAAACGTCACGCTCAAGAGCTTCCCGATCTTCGACGTCGAGCGCGTGGAAGTCCTGCGCGGCCCGCAGGGCACGCTATTCGGTCGCAACACCCCGGCCGGCATCGTCAAGATCGACACCGTCAAGCCGGGCGATGAATTCACCGTCAACGGTTCGGCCAGCGTCGGCAGCTTCGGTTCGGTTTCGATCGACGGCGGCCTGACCATTCCGATTGCACCGGGCCTCGCCTCGCTGCGCCTGTCGGGCATGTGGCAGCAGCGCGACGACTGGGTGGACAACGGCTTCACCGGTGAAGAGGACGCCTACGGCGCCTATGCCGACATCGCCGCGCGCGCCCAGCTGCTGATCACCCCGACCGACCGCCTGTCGATCCTCGGCAGCTACTCGATCCGCGATCTCGACGGCACGTCGACGCTGTTCCGCGCCAACATCCTCGGCCCGGGCAACAACGAGCTGAACGATAATTACGACCGCGACACCGTGTTCTTCGACGCCGGCGGCGGCAACCAGGCCGAATACAAGGCCGAGATCATCACCGGCAAGGTCGACTACGAAGCCGATTTCGCCACCTTCACCTCGATCACCAGCTTCGCGTCGAGCGAAGGTTCGAGCCGCGGCGACATCGACGGCGGCTTCGGTGCCAGCTTCCTGCCGGTCATGGGCCCGGGCTTCATCCCGTTCCCGTCGGATACGCGCGATTCGATCGAACTCGACCAGTTCACCCAGGAAGTCCGCCTTGCCAGCAACGGCGGCGGCGCGCTGGAATGGCAGGTCGGCGGTTTCTACTTCGACAGCGACTTCGACGTGACCACGGTCGGCTTCGATTTCCCGCCGTCCGTGACCGTCAACCACACCAACGAGAGCTGGGCCGTGTTCGGCCAGGTTTCCTCGCAGGTGACCGACACGATCAAGCTGACCGGTGGTCTTCGCTACACCGACGACCAGAAGGACTTCGTCGTCCTCGACGGTGCCGCACCGCAGCCGCGTTCGGTCCAGGATGACCGCATCAGCTGGGATCTCGCCGCATTCGTCGACGTGAGCACCGATGCCAGCGTCTTCGCCCGCGTCGCCAGCGGTTTCCGCGCTCCGACCATCCAGGGTCGCGACGTGGCCTTCTTCGCGCCGCCGTCGATCGCGACGAGCGAGAAGATCATGAGCTATGAAGTCGGCTTCAAGTCCGAACTGGCCGACCGCCGCGTCCGCCTGAACGGTGCCGCCTACTTCTACAACATCGAGGACCCGCAGTTCTCCGCCGTCGGCGGTGCCGGCAACCTCGTGCAGCTCGTCAATGCGGCGGACGGTCGCGGCTGGGGCTTCGAGCTCGACAGCGCGTTCCAGATCACGCCGAACTTCCTCGTCACGGCCGGTGCCAGCTACAACAACACCGAAATCCGTGACGAGAACCTGGCCGTCGGCATCTGCGCCCAGTGCACCGTGCTCGACCCGATCGTGAACATCGGCGGCACCGACCGCGCGCTGGTGGACGGCAACCCGTTCCCCAACGCACCGGAATGGATTGCCGACATCACCGCACGTTACGCCGTGCCGGTCGGCAGCGTCGGCGAAATCTTCGCCTACACCGACTGGACCTACCAGGGCGAAACCAGCTTCTTCCTCTACGACAGCGCCGAATACGTTGCCGACAACCAGATCGAAGGCGGTCTGCGCATCGGTTACGCCAAGCGTGACGGAACGCTGGAAGTTGCACTCTTCGCCCGCAACATCACCGATGCGGACAATGTGAAGGGTGGTATCGACTTCAACAACAACACCGGCTTCGTGAACGATCCGCGCGTGATCGGCCTGTCGGTGCGCTTCGAACACTAG
- the purS gene encoding phosphoribosylformylglycinamidine synthase subunit PurS — protein MKVRVLVSLKPGVLDPQGRAVHHALEGLGFSGVEDARVGRTIDLDLADGTSDEALTEMCEKLLANTVIENYRIEKLG, from the coding sequence ATGAAAGTCCGTGTCCTCGTCAGCCTCAAGCCCGGCGTGCTCGACCCGCAGGGTCGCGCCGTACACCATGCCCTTGAAGGGCTTGGCTTTTCCGGCGTCGAAGATGCGCGCGTGGGCCGCACGATCGATCTCGACCTGGCCGACGGCACCAGCGACGAAGCGCTGACCGAGATGTGCGAGAAGCTGCTCGCCAACACGGTGATCGAGAATTACCGCATCGAGAAGCTCGGCTGA
- the purQ gene encoding phosphoribosylformylglycinamidine synthase subunit PurQ, with translation MAFRAAVITFPGSNCDRDMAVAIEQVSGTAPHRVWHGDAQLPDGLDFIALPGGFSYGDYLRSGAMAANSPIMREVVRAAERGVPVLGVCNGFQVLTEARLLPGALMRNAGQNFICRTVALKVENAQSLFTSGYEAGQEIRIPVAHHDGNYFADAETLDRLEGEGRVAFRYAEACNGSQRDIAGVLNAAGNVLGMMPHPERAIDPAHGGTDGRALFEAAIRSLATA, from the coding sequence ATGGCCTTCCGCGCAGCCGTCATCACCTTTCCCGGTTCCAACTGCGACCGCGACATGGCGGTTGCGATCGAACAGGTTTCGGGCACAGCCCCGCACCGCGTGTGGCACGGTGATGCCCAACTGCCCGACGGGCTGGACTTCATCGCCCTGCCCGGCGGCTTTTCCTATGGCGATTACCTGCGTTCGGGCGCCATGGCGGCGAACAGCCCGATCATGCGCGAAGTTGTCCGCGCGGCCGAGCGCGGCGTGCCGGTCCTGGGCGTATGCAACGGTTTCCAGGTCCTGACCGAGGCCCGGTTGCTGCCGGGCGCACTGATGCGCAACGCCGGCCAGAACTTCATCTGTCGCACTGTCGCACTCAAGGTAGAAAACGCGCAGTCGCTGTTCACCAGCGGCTACGAGGCCGGACAGGAAATCCGCATTCCGGTCGCCCACCACGACGGCAATTACTTTGCCGATGCCGAAACGCTCGACCGGCTCGAAGGCGAAGGCCGCGTGGCGTTCCGCTATGCCGAGGCGTGCAACGGTTCGCAGCGCGATATCGCGGGCGTGCTCAATGCTGCCGGGAACGTGCTGGGCATGATGCCGCACCCCGAACGCGCGATCGATCCGGCCCATGGCGGGACCGACGGGCGCGCCCTGTTCGAAGCGGCAATCCGCTCGCTCGCGACCGCCTGA
- a CDS encoding putative bifunctional diguanylate cyclase/phosphodiesterase: MTARQVLGLASVDGVDWTRLHGHQYALVSKRAVVRAMLHALAFALVAGVAIPTVNPLLVVAWGCALGLSVVHAFSLDKRLRNAEMRRFNQDDVRAHAMTSANKGAVWSLGVVALAALGAQEQLSSIWIILCFLVVCSTSSRYSVPLSTIAFLAAASVGPLIVALMHSSFLLAGVIALTMLLGSLGTFEMARMRVGGRLSELAMQEKSEVVSMLLREFEEGEADWLWQVDPNRKMRSVSPRLAFAIGKQISEIEGQPFLQLISGDSWKTGQFPPSLHELAEKLKRRESFSNLTVKAVINGERRYWELSGTPMLNDSGSFIGFRGVGSDVTEKHESSEKIAYLARYDTLTQLPNRLMLTEALGEALEYAQKWRSRCAFLMIDLDRFKAVNDSLGHLVGDQMLGEVARRLKPLVDEGEVCGRLGGDEFAIVVRDAADRKRIDTLAKTVIAALSAPYHIENQVLYVGASVGSAIGPRDGTKVEEIIRNADLALYRAKDEGGGVHCEYEPSLHATAEEKRQLEFSLRSALENDEMMLHFQPVVDANTEEVVSFEALVRWNSKVHGFVSPAKFIPIAEDTRLIVPIGTWVMNEACREAATNWPEHVKVNVNVSPEQLLEPDFAGTVVRALSHSGLSANRLEIEVTESIFMRDAGVVRKALEQCLALGCSVALDDFGTGYSSLGYLRKLEFTTIKVDRMFVQGAAQDSPESLAIIRAVVAMADSLGMTTTAEGVENQEEADLIRRLGCTKIQGYHFGRPMPAADARKIFARGALKSA, translated from the coding sequence TTGACCGCCCGCCAGGTGCTTGGCCTGGCGAGCGTCGATGGCGTCGACTGGACGCGCCTTCACGGCCACCAGTATGCGCTCGTCAGCAAGCGCGCCGTGGTGCGTGCGATGCTCCATGCGCTTGCCTTTGCTCTGGTTGCGGGCGTCGCCATTCCCACGGTCAATCCATTGCTCGTCGTGGCATGGGGCTGCGCGCTGGGCCTGTCGGTCGTCCATGCCTTCAGCCTCGACAAGCGCCTGCGCAACGCAGAAATGCGGCGGTTCAACCAGGACGACGTGCGCGCTCATGCGATGACTTCGGCCAACAAGGGCGCAGTCTGGTCGCTCGGTGTTGTCGCGCTGGCCGCGCTGGGCGCACAGGAACAGCTCTCCAGCATCTGGATTATCCTGTGCTTCCTTGTGGTGTGCAGCACTTCGAGCCGGTACAGCGTGCCGCTCAGCACCATCGCCTTCCTTGCTGCGGCATCGGTCGGCCCGCTGATCGTCGCCCTGATGCACAGTTCCTTCCTGTTGGCCGGGGTGATCGCGCTTACCATGCTCCTGGGTTCGCTCGGCACGTTCGAGATGGCGCGTATGCGCGTCGGCGGACGCCTGTCCGAATTGGCGATGCAGGAAAAGAGCGAAGTCGTTTCCATGCTCCTGCGCGAATTCGAGGAAGGCGAGGCCGACTGGCTGTGGCAGGTCGACCCGAACCGAAAGATGCGCTCGGTCAGCCCGCGCCTGGCCTTTGCCATCGGCAAGCAGATTTCCGAGATCGAAGGGCAGCCGTTCCTGCAACTCATTTCCGGCGATAGCTGGAAGACTGGGCAGTTTCCGCCCAGCCTTCACGAACTGGCCGAGAAGTTGAAGCGCCGGGAGAGCTTCTCCAACCTCACGGTCAAGGCCGTCATCAATGGTGAGCGTCGGTACTGGGAGCTGTCAGGCACCCCCATGCTCAACGACAGCGGGTCCTTCATCGGCTTCCGCGGCGTCGGCTCGGACGTGACCGAAAAGCACGAGAGCAGCGAGAAGATCGCTTACCTTGCGCGTTACGACACACTGACCCAGCTGCCCAACCGTCTCATGCTCACCGAGGCGCTGGGAGAGGCTCTGGAATACGCGCAGAAGTGGCGCAGCCGCTGTGCCTTCCTGATGATCGATCTCGACCGGTTCAAGGCGGTCAACGATTCCTTGGGGCATCTCGTCGGCGACCAGATGCTCGGTGAAGTCGCTCGCCGCCTCAAGCCGTTGGTCGACGAAGGCGAGGTTTGCGGACGCCTGGGCGGCGATGAATTCGCCATCGTGGTGCGCGATGCGGCAGACCGCAAACGGATCGACACGCTCGCAAAGACCGTGATCGCGGCCCTGTCGGCACCTTACCATATCGAGAACCAGGTCCTTTACGTCGGGGCCAGCGTGGGTTCGGCAATCGGTCCGCGCGACGGGACGAAGGTGGAGGAAATCATCCGCAACGCCGACCTGGCCCTCTACCGCGCCAAGGACGAGGGCGGCGGCGTCCACTGCGAATACGAACCGTCGCTTCACGCCACCGCAGAAGAGAAACGCCAGCTGGAATTCTCGCTGCGCAGCGCGCTCGAGAACGACGAGATGATGCTGCATTTCCAGCCCGTGGTGGATGCCAATACCGAAGAGGTTGTCAGCTTCGAAGCGCTCGTGAGGTGGAACAGCAAGGTCCACGGCTTCGTGAGCCCGGCAAAGTTCATTCCGATCGCCGAAGACACGCGCCTGATCGTGCCCATCGGTACCTGGGTGATGAACGAAGCCTGCCGCGAAGCGGCAACGAACTGGCCCGAGCACGTGAAGGTGAACGTCAACGTCTCGCCGGAACAGCTTCTAGAGCCCGATTTCGCAGGCACGGTGGTGCGCGCGCTTTCGCACAGCGGCCTTTCGGCGAACCGCCTGGAAATCGAGGTGACCGAGAGCATTTTCATGCGCGATGCCGGCGTGGTGCGGAAGGCGCTGGAACAGTGCCTTGCGCTTGGTTGCTCGGTCGCACTCGATGATTTCGGGACGGGTTATTCCTCGCTCGGCTACCTCAGGAAGCTCGAATTCACGACCATCAAGGTCGACCGCATGTTCGTTCAGGGCGCGGCGCAGGACAGCCCGGAAAGTCTGGCGATCATCCGCGCCGTGGTGGCGATGGCCGACAGCCTCGGCATGACCACGACCGCAGAAGGCGTGGAGAACCAGGAAGAGGCGGACCTCATCCGCCGCCTCGGCTGCACCAAGATCCAAGGATACCACTTCGGCCGTCCGATGCCGGCAGCCGACGCCCGCAAGATATTCGCTCGCGGCGCGCTCAAGAGCGCCTGA
- the glmS gene encoding glutamine--fructose-6-phosphate transaminase (isomerizing) yields MCGIIGIVGNQPVVERLVDGLKRMEYRGYDSAGICTVHDGALVRRRAEGKLANLVAELASNPAAGDVGIAHTRWATHGAPTAKNAHPHATDRVALVHNGIIENYKELRAELREAGRTLESDTDTEVVLHHISKLVEEGHSPQEAVAEVLPRLRGAFSLAIAFRDHPDMLIGARLGSPLVVGYGEGETYLGSDALALAPLTQQISYLEEGDWVVVTREGATIYDAENTEVEREVRASGASAAAVEKGNYRHFMQKEIFEQPTVVAQTLASYLRRSDNSVALPQFDFDLSSVRRITIVACGTSFYAGMVAKYWFEQFARVPVDIDVASEFRYREPVLEEGGLALFISQSGETADTLAALRHCKQNGQTIGVIVNVPTSSMAREADLLLPTHAGPEIGVASTKAFTCQLAVLAALAAHMAVKKGLMSREEEQEVVAHLLEAPACLNAALDHDDDIASMAHLIAPARDVLYLGRGPDFPLALEGALKLKEISYIHAEGYASGEMKHGPIALIDNEVPVIVLAPSGPLFEKTVSNMEEVRARGGQIVLISDAEGLEQASEGCMATIEMPKVHPLIAPLVYAVPVQLLAYHVACVKGTDVDQPRNLAKSVTVE; encoded by the coding sequence ATGTGCGGAATTATCGGGATCGTCGGAAACCAGCCGGTCGTGGAGCGGCTGGTCGATGGCCTGAAGCGCATGGAATATCGCGGTTACGACAGCGCCGGGATCTGCACCGTCCATGACGGCGCTCTTGTTCGCCGCCGGGCAGAGGGCAAGCTGGCGAACCTCGTGGCCGAACTCGCTTCGAACCCGGCTGCAGGCGATGTGGGCATCGCACACACGCGCTGGGCGACGCATGGCGCGCCCACGGCCAAGAATGCCCACCCGCATGCGACGGATCGTGTCGCGCTGGTCCACAACGGGATTATCGAGAATTACAAGGAACTGCGCGCCGAACTGCGGGAGGCCGGGCGTACGCTGGAAAGCGATACTGACACCGAAGTCGTCCTGCACCACATCTCGAAACTGGTGGAGGAAGGCCACTCGCCGCAGGAAGCCGTCGCTGAAGTCCTCCCGCGCCTGCGAGGTGCATTCTCGCTGGCGATTGCCTTTCGCGACCATCCCGACATGCTGATCGGCGCGCGGCTCGGTTCGCCCTTGGTCGTCGGTTACGGCGAGGGTGAAACCTATCTCGGCTCCGACGCGCTGGCGCTTGCACCGCTGACGCAGCAGATCAGCTACCTCGAGGAAGGCGACTGGGTGGTTGTCACGCGCGAAGGCGCGACGATCTACGACGCCGAGAACACCGAGGTCGAACGCGAGGTGCGCGCTTCGGGCGCATCGGCCGCGGCGGTCGAAAAGGGCAATTACCGCCACTTCATGCAGAAGGAGATTTTCGAGCAGCCGACCGTGGTCGCGCAAACGCTCGCCTCCTACCTGCGGCGTTCGGACAACTCGGTTGCGCTGCCGCAGTTCGATTTCGACCTCTCGAGCGTGCGCCGCATCACCATCGTTGCCTGCGGCACGTCCTTCTATGCGGGCATGGTGGCGAAATACTGGTTCGAACAGTTCGCCCGCGTTCCGGTCGACATCGATGTAGCGAGCGAGTTCCGTTACCGCGAACCGGTCCTCGAGGAAGGCGGCCTGGCGCTGTTCATATCCCAGAGCGGTGAGACGGCCGATACGCTGGCGGCGCTGCGCCATTGTAAGCAGAACGGCCAGACCATCGGGGTCATCGTCAATGTACCCACCAGTTCCATGGCGCGCGAGGCGGACCTGCTCCTCCCCACCCATGCCGGGCCCGAGATCGGCGTTGCCTCGACCAAGGCGTTCACCTGCCAGCTTGCCGTGCTGGCGGCTCTTGCGGCCCACATGGCGGTCAAGAAAGGGCTGATGAGCCGCGAGGAAGAGCAGGAAGTGGTCGCCCACCTGCTCGAAGCCCCGGCTTGCCTCAACGCCGCGCTCGACCATGACGACGACATTGCCAGCATGGCGCATCTCATCGCGCCTGCGCGCGACGTGCTGTACCTGGGCCGCGGCCCCGACTTCCCTTTGGCGCTGGAAGGCGCGCTGAAGCTGAAAGAAATCAGCTATATCCACGCCGAAGGCTATGCCAGCGGCGAGATGAAGCACGGTCCCATCGCGCTGATCGACAACGAAGTGCCGGTGATCGTGCTCGCACCTTCCGGGCCGCTGTTCGAAAAGACCGTCTCCAACATGGAGGAAGTGCGCGCGCGCGGCGGGCAGATCGTGCTGATTTCGGATGCCGAAGGGCTCGAACAGGCCAGCGAAGGTTGCATGGCGACCATCGAGATGCCGAAAGTCCACCCGCTGATCGCGCCGCTGGTCTATGCCGTGCCGGTGCAGCTTCTCGCTTATCACGTGGCCTGCGTGAAAGGCACCGATGTCGACCAGCCGCGTAACCTGGCCAAGTCGGTAACGGTCGAGTGA